In one window of Melospiza melodia melodia isolate bMelMel2 chromosome 21, bMelMel2.pri, whole genome shotgun sequence DNA:
- the AKAP1 gene encoding A-kinase anchor protein 1, mitochondrial, which produces MALRFRNFVPYAIPGVLALLGCWWIYSWRKKHSGYCNKQAIAIAREKQEEVSESDARPKAEACVPRRVPLLSEEECLEQPAPSSLLPAGLTTPSPLHPAHEGPELSRDPPDLPATAAGPSPKDDSEQLESVGSGEGGGVPARASLPVLAGSSECDQNMALGQGLGANQGQQPPLTQESLGVTEDTSNTEQSDESSFKPPEEKQMPGIVQSATGSVTACCLGLEKEAGAPQAFLNEAEVSGHEDSAVSVLPGSLESTCPKQSREEEMSEPITGTVPVCQKETQPKGDELEREKIGGVSLDKEVEKIEQVAIQIISKVILAATEEVLSGSAGDASPWLCQASRAEAPLGMESVGASAQVPVEGATAADEGVAAGEQGQGVTGCSSHGCWASPVQGSTEDCQVKSCVCRESQGVGRTHVENSLEKSPLSMEDSGYGTHTPGGGTSVEEPLQSTVLSVTSEQHPDSLSTASAPDTSAEQCLVPRETPSAAGLPEGSTVPYSNGILKEDGPDLSQECSSAPGTDGDHSEGSDVNSVDFVDSGSAMRKTVARQNAKLEGGSSKPDFVIWEIEVPKELVGRLIGKQGRFMSYLRQASGAKIYVSTLPYFRDSQVCHIEGTSQQVEKVLSLIGKKFKELCLTNIYTLPPPMPMPLHSLLVSAWLFLPDGVTVEVVVAHQVDAGHMFLQQHTHPTFHVLRSLDQQMFACYSQPEIPTLPTPVEVGIICAAPGLDGAWLRAQVISYFEETDEVELKYVDYGGYDKVKVDTLRQIRSDFLTLPFQGAEVLLDNVVPLPDEDHFSPEADAAVSEMTRGAVLVAQVTNYDSVTGLPLIQLWNLMGDEVVSINRTLVERGFARWLDY; this is translated from the exons ATGGCTTTACGCTTCCGCAATTTCGTCCCGTATGCCATTCCCGGAGTGCTGGCGCTTCTTGGCTGCTGGTGGATCTATTCCTGGAGAAAAAAGCACTCGGGCTATTGCAACAAACAAGCAATAGCCATTGCAAGGGAGAAGCAGGAGGAAGTATCAGAGAGTGATGCACGTCCCAAGGCAGAAGCATGTGTCCCTCGGAGAGTGCCTCTGTTGTCAGAAGAGGAGTGCCTGGAGCagccagcccccagctccctgctgcctgcGGGGCTGACAACGCCCTCTCCCCTGCACCCAGCTCACGAGGGGCCAGAGCTCTCACGGGACCCCCCAGACctgccagccacagcagctgggcCCAGCCCCAAGGACGACAGTGAGCAGCTGGAATCGGTAGGATCTGGAGAGGGAGGCGGTGTCCCTGCTCGTGCCTCGCtccctgtgctggctgggagCTCAGAGTGTGACCAGAACATGGCACTGGGGCAAGGCTTAGGGGCAAACCAAGGCCAGCAGCCACCCCTGACACAGGAGTCTTTGGGAGTCACGGAGGACACCAGCAACACGGAGCAGTCGGATGAGTCTTCGTTTAAGCCCCCTGAGGAAAAGCAGATGCCAGGAATTGTGCAGTCAGCTACTGGCTCTGTGACAGCCTGTTGCTTGGGATTGGAGAAAGAAGCCGGTGCCCCACAAGCCTTTCTGAATGAAGCTGAAGTATCAGGTCACGAGGATTCTGCAGTGAGTGTGTTACCAGGGAGTTTGGAGTCTACCTGTCCAAAGCAGTCCAGGGAAGAAGAGATGTCCGAGCCAATCACTGGTACTGTACCAGTATGTCAGAAGGAGACACAGCCAAAAGGAGATGAGTTGGAAAGAGAGAAGATTGGAGGAGTGAGTTTGGACAAGGAAGTAGAGAAAATTGAGCAGGTAGCAATACAGATAATTTCCAAGGTCATTTTGGCAGCAACTGAGGAAGTGCTGTCGGGTTCTGCAGGTGATGCATCCCCTTGGCTCTGCCAGGCCAGCCGGGCTGAGGCTCCTCTGGGAATGGAGAGTGTTGGTGCCTCTGCTCAGGTGCCTGTGGAGGGAGCCACAGCAGCTGATGAGGGTGTGGCTGCAGGGGAGCAGGGTCAGGGTGTGACAGGTTGTTCATCACACGGCTGTTGGGCCAGCCCTGTTCAGGGGAGCACAGAGGACTGTCAGGTGAAGAGCTGCGTGTGCAGGGAGTCCCAAGGAGTTGGTCGGACTCATGTGGAGAACTCTCTGGAAAAGTCACCTTTGTCCATGGAGGACTCTGGGtatggcacacacacacctggaggtGGGACGAGTGTGGAGGAGCCCCTGCAGAGCACAGTGCTGTCTGTCACATCAGAGCAGCACCCGGACTCACTGagcacagcctcagccccagACACgtctgctgagcagtgcttggtACCAAGGGAGACCCCCTCTGCTGCGGGGCTGCCCGAGGGCAGCACGGTGCCCTACAGCAATGGGATCCTGAAAGAGGATGGGCCAGACCTGAGTCAGGAGTGTAGCAGTGCTCCAGGCACAGATGGAGATCACTCAGAAG GTTCAGATGTAAATAGTGTGGATTTTGTGGACAGTGGCAGTGCCATGAGGAAGACGGTGGCTCGCCAGAACGCGAAGCTGGAAGGAGGATCCAGCAAGCCAGACTTCGTTATCTGGGAAATCGAGGTCCCAAAG GAATTGGTTGGCCGCTTGATTGGCAAACAGGGGAGGTTTATGAGCTACCTGAGACAAGCGTCTGGTGCCAAGATTTATGTCTCAACACTACCTTATTTCCGTGACTCCCAAGTCTGTCACATCGAAG GGACCTCTCAGCAAGTGGAGAAAGTCCTGAGCCTGATTGGCAAGAAGTTCAAAGAGCTGTGTCTCACCAACATCTACACCCTCCCTCCGCCGATGCCGATGCCGCTTCACTCCCTGCTCGTGTCCGCCTGG CTGTTCCTCCCCGATGGAGTCACTGTGGAGgtggtggtggcacaccaggtGGACGCAGGGCACAtgttcctgcagcagcacacGCACCCCACGTTCCACGTGCTGCGCAGCCTCGACCAGCAGATGTTCGCCTGCTACTCCCAGCCCGAAATCCCAACCCTGCCCACTCCAGTAGAAG TTGGCATTATCTGTGCAGCTCCAGGCCTGGATGGGGCATGGCTCCGGGCTCAAGTCATCAGCTACTTCGAGGAGACCGATGAGGTGGAGCTCAAATACGTGGACTATGGAGGATATGATAAAGTGAAAGTTGACACACTCAGGCAAATCAG GTCTGATTTTTTAACACTACCTTTCCAAGGAGCAGAAGTTTTACTTGACAATGTGGTGCCACTTCCAG ATGAGGATCACTTTTCCCCGGAAGCCGACGCTGCTGTCAGTGAGATGACCAGAGGTGCTGTCCTCGTGGCACAG GTCACAAATTATGACAGTGTCACAGGGCTGCCACTGATACAGCTGTGGAACTTGATGGGAGATGAG GTGGTGTCAATAAACAGGACTCTGGTGGAAAGAGGGTTTGCTCGGTGGCTCGACTACTAG